One Pseudomonas tolaasii NCPPB 2192 genomic window carries:
- a CDS encoding alpha/beta fold hydrolase, producing MSFVHTVLPLTVEGVALNIAALHRQGERAPIVFLHGFGSTKEDYADIVLHPAFDGHPFVAYDAPGCGESQCADLSKIGIPFLLETALQVLEHFDLQRFHLVGHSMGGLTALMLAHRFPGRVLSFTDIEGNIAPEDCFLSRQIVDFPANDPEAFFSAFIERTRHAPAYASALYSASLRHKVRAGAVRGIFQSMVELSDHGDLMGKFLGLPLPKMFMYGEQNATLSYLAHIQARGVRLAPIAECGHFPMYSNPVAMWQQIADFHSHCG from the coding sequence ATGTCGTTTGTCCACACCGTTTTGCCGCTGACGGTAGAAGGCGTTGCGCTGAACATCGCCGCCCTGCATCGCCAGGGCGAGCGTGCGCCCATCGTGTTCCTGCACGGCTTTGGCTCGACCAAGGAGGACTACGCCGATATCGTCCTGCACCCGGCATTCGACGGGCACCCCTTCGTCGCTTATGACGCGCCCGGTTGCGGCGAAAGCCAGTGCGCCGACCTGTCGAAAATCGGCATCCCTTTCCTGCTGGAAACCGCACTGCAGGTGCTGGAGCATTTCGATCTCCAGCGCTTCCATCTGGTCGGCCATTCCATGGGCGGTTTGACGGCCCTGATGCTGGCCCACCGTTTCCCCGGCCGGGTGCTGAGCTTTACCGATATCGAAGGCAATATTGCCCCTGAGGACTGTTTTCTCAGCCGGCAGATTGTCGACTTTCCGGCGAACGATCCCGAAGCGTTTTTCAGTGCCTTTATCGAGCGCACCCGACATGCGCCGGCCTACGCCAGCGCGCTGTATTCGGCGAGCCTGCGCCACAAGGTGCGGGCCGGGGCGGTACGCGGGATTTTCCAGTCGATGGTCGAGCTGTCCGACCACGGCGACCTGATGGGCAAATTCCTCGGCCTGCCTCTCCCGAAGATGTTCATGTATGGCGAGCAAAACGCCACGCTGTCCTACCTGGCGCATATCCAGGCCCGGGGCGTGCGTCTGGCACCGATCGCCGAGTGCGGGCACTTCCCGATGTATTCCAACCCAGTCGCCATGTGGCAGCAGATCGCTGACTTTCACAGCCATTGCGGTTGA
- the xylB gene encoding xylulokinase → MSRPVSLGIDLGTSELKAILMDADGAVLARTGVRLSVTRRHSGWSEQAPQDWWQACLQALSVLREHEAFQHVACIGLSGQMHGAVLLGHDNRVLYPAILWDDSRAVAEAEQLGAGFAEATGSLPMAGLTAPKLLWLQRHEPDVFNAIDCVLSPKDYLRLRLSGERISEMSDAAGTLWLEVARREWFAPMLRATGLTPAHMPRLVEGGAAAGFVTARGLGLPEGVVIAGGGGDNPVAAVGIGAINAGDGFITLGTSAAVVAITDHAAGNPASAVHSFCHALPDRWYTMGAMLAGASCLRWVTRLTGTADEQTLLDHVQAQLPIAQPVPLDTPLFLPYLAGERTPHNDPLLRGGFMNLGHDCTPAMLGYAVMEGVGFGLLDALHAVQSAGASVGACALVGGGARSEYWAQLLANILQREVFTLHGSELSACIGAAKLGFLAIGQGEGLLREGMPVKARYFPDASHKTVLESRYRKFQGLLTAAKQLHG, encoded by the coding sequence ATGAGCCGTCCTGTTTCCCTGGGTATTGATCTGGGCACTTCCGAACTCAAGGCGATTTTGATGGATGCCGACGGCGCCGTGCTGGCCCGCACGGGCGTGCGCCTGAGCGTCACGCGCCGTCACAGCGGCTGGTCCGAGCAGGCGCCGCAAGACTGGTGGCAAGCCTGTTTGCAGGCGCTGAGTGTGTTGCGCGAACACGAAGCCTTTCAACACGTGGCGTGCATCGGCTTGTCCGGCCAGATGCACGGTGCGGTGTTGCTCGGGCATGACAACCGCGTGCTGTACCCGGCGATTTTGTGGGACGACTCGCGTGCCGTGGCCGAGGCTGAACAGCTCGGCGCGGGCTTTGCCGAGGCGACCGGCAGCCTGCCCATGGCCGGGCTTACGGCGCCGAAACTGCTATGGCTGCAACGGCATGAGCCCGACGTGTTCAACGCGATTGATTGCGTGCTGTCGCCCAAGGATTACCTGCGCCTGCGCCTGAGTGGCGAGCGCATCAGCGAGATGTCGGACGCTGCCGGCACGTTGTGGCTGGAGGTGGCACGCCGGGAATGGTTTGCGCCGATGCTGCGCGCCACGGGGCTGACACCTGCGCACATGCCGAGGCTGGTGGAAGGTGGCGCGGCCGCCGGCTTTGTCACCGCGCGCGGGCTGGGCTTGCCTGAAGGCGTGGTGATTGCCGGTGGTGGTGGCGACAACCCGGTCGCCGCCGTCGGTATCGGCGCAATTAACGCAGGAGACGGTTTCATCACCCTCGGCACCAGTGCAGCCGTTGTCGCGATTACCGATCACGCCGCCGGCAACCCGGCCAGTGCGGTCCACAGTTTCTGCCATGCGCTGCCGGACCGCTGGTACACCATGGGCGCCATGCTCGCCGGTGCCAGTTGCCTGCGCTGGGTCACTCGCCTGACCGGCACCGCCGATGAACAAACCTTGCTGGACCACGTACAGGCGCAATTGCCAATTGCACAGCCTGTGCCGTTGGATACGCCGCTGTTCCTGCCGTACCTCGCCGGAGAGCGCACGCCTCACAACGACCCTTTGCTGCGCGGCGGCTTTATGAACCTGGGCCACGATTGCACACCGGCGATGCTCGGTTACGCGGTGATGGAAGGCGTGGGCTTTGGTTTGCTCGACGCACTGCATGCCGTGCAATCGGCAGGCGCCAGCGTGGGGGCTTGCGCACTGGTGGGTGGCGGCGCACGTAGCGAATATTGGGCGCAATTGCTGGCGAACATCCTGCAACGGGAGGTTTTCACGCTGCACGGCAGCGAGTTGAGTGCGTGTATCGGCGCGGCGAAGCTGGGGTTTCTGGCGATCGGGCAAGGGGAAGGGTTGTTGCGCGAGGGCATGCCGGTCAAGGCACGGTACTTCCCGGATGCCTCGCACAAAACGGTGCTTGAGAGTCGCTATCGTAAATTCCAGGGTTTGCTAACCGCCGCGAAGCAACTGCACGGCTGA
- a CDS encoding GNAT family N-acetyltransferase: MKPWPELSQLPPDTLTPPIYQWERLAREDIAQVCAHFRRWYPDITVGSARYFCDEHFYATRVCLAGEDDRDVIVFIARHAGEMVAAVALEKNPDNNVLYNRVGACDPAHRGTGASGFMLYIMDALAVHMGFAMVWNIVTLKSRAAQRLIERADYEPVGIVPYSDRELNAGGAVTHVSEIIYVKLFKTPVPLSPISTENMTDKVRALWHSLEGQAARLGWLTGKPD; encoded by the coding sequence ATGAAGCCCTGGCCCGAGCTGAGCCAACTGCCCCCCGACACCCTCACACCGCCGATTTACCAGTGGGAACGCCTGGCCCGCGAGGACATCGCTCAGGTGTGCGCCCATTTTCGCCGCTGGTACCCCGACATTACCGTGGGGTCGGCGCGCTACTTCTGTGATGAGCACTTCTACGCCACCCGGGTGTGCCTGGCCGGCGAGGATGACCGTGACGTCATCGTCTTCATCGCCCGCCATGCCGGTGAGATGGTGGCCGCCGTCGCCCTGGAAAAGAACCCTGACAACAACGTGCTCTACAACCGTGTGGGCGCCTGCGACCCGGCGCACCGCGGCACCGGCGCCAGCGGTTTCATGCTCTACATCATGGACGCCCTGGCGGTGCATATGGGGTTTGCCATGGTGTGGAATATCGTCACGCTCAAGTCCAGGGCGGCGCAGCGTTTGATCGAACGCGCCGACTATGAACCGGTGGGCATCGTGCCGTATTCGGACCGCGAGTTGAACGCGGGTGGCGCCGTCACCCACGTCAGCGAAATCATTTACGTGAAGTTGTTCAAGACACCGGTGCCGCTGTCGCCGATCAGCACTGAAAACATGACCGATAAGGTTCGTGCGCTGTGGCACAGCCTGGAAGGCCAGGCGGCGCGGCTTGGCTGGTTAACGGGCAAGCCGGATTGA
- a CDS encoding SDR family NAD(P)-dependent oxidoreductase gives MPHKTCLIIGASRGLGLALAEEYCARGYRVIATARGECPQLENLKVCYPERLTLERVDITDLASVRALQARLAATRLNTLFINAGICKANELNTLQVDEQDFVDMLLTNALSPMRALELLHANVEPDGVVAVMSSELGSVAANRGVWELYSASKAALNMLMKAFYARHQEGSLAYLLVAPGWVRTQMGGPNALLEISESIPLVVQTVESHAGKPGLTFTDRLGATLPW, from the coding sequence ATGCCCCACAAAACCTGTCTGATCATCGGTGCGTCCCGCGGCCTTGGCCTGGCCCTGGCCGAGGAGTATTGCGCGCGCGGCTACCGTGTGATCGCCACTGCTCGCGGTGAGTGTCCGCAGCTGGAAAACCTCAAAGTTTGTTACCCCGAGCGCCTGACCCTTGAACGGGTCGACATCACCGACCTCGCCTCGGTGCGCGCCCTGCAGGCGCGGCTGGCGGCGACGCGCTTGAACACACTGTTTATCAATGCCGGCATCTGCAAAGCCAATGAGCTCAATACCTTGCAGGTCGACGAGCAGGACTTTGTCGACATGCTGCTCACCAACGCCCTGAGCCCGATGCGCGCGCTGGAGCTGTTGCACGCCAATGTGGAGCCTGACGGCGTGGTCGCGGTGATGTCTTCCGAACTGGGCAGTGTTGCCGCCAACCGTGGCGTGTGGGAGTTGTACAGCGCCAGCAAGGCGGCGCTGAACATGTTGATGAAGGCGTTTTACGCGCGTCACCAGGAAGGCTCGCTGGCTTACTTGCTGGTCGCGCCCGGCTGGGTGCGCACGCAAATGGGCGGGCCCAATGCGTTGCTCGAGATCAGCGAAAGCATCCCGCTGGTGGTGCAAACCGTGGAAAGCCACGCCGGCAAACCGGGCCTGACCTTTACCGACCGGCTCGGCGCAACGCTGCCCTGGTAA
- a CDS encoding LacI family DNA-binding transcriptional regulator, giving the protein MVTMDDVASRAGVSTSTVSHVLNGTRKVSPATVQAVQQAIQALGYIPNTLARSLARSSTSTIGVAISALSNHYFSETVHAIETECAKHGYMMLFVDTHDDPEQELRVVTALHHRRVDGILLAPSTGSQALEYLQANEMPTVLVDRMMSERFDQVGVENTQSTQALVTHLIEHGHRRIGFIAGRPGLGTTDERVAGYRAALQAAGLAFDAQLLVNGGSNSEPARVATAQLLALAVPPTAIMAGNNLMTLGAMHALRNARIEVPGQMALVGFDDFDWADFFVPRLTLIAQPVKELGARAVQLLLQRMAAPAAPTQSVRLAPCLQVRNSCGCI; this is encoded by the coding sequence GTGGTCACCATGGATGACGTGGCAAGCAGGGCAGGGGTGTCGACGTCGACCGTGTCCCATGTGTTGAACGGCACGCGCAAGGTCAGCCCGGCCACGGTGCAGGCGGTGCAGCAAGCGATTCAGGCATTGGGTTACATCCCCAACACCCTGGCGCGTTCGCTGGCCCGCTCCAGCACCAGCACGATTGGCGTGGCGATTTCGGCGCTGTCCAACCACTACTTCAGCGAGACGGTGCACGCGATTGAAACCGAGTGTGCCAAGCACGGCTACATGATGCTGTTCGTCGACACCCACGATGACCCGGAGCAGGAGCTGCGGGTGGTCACGGCGTTGCATCACCGGCGGGTCGACGGGATTCTGCTGGCACCGTCCACCGGTTCCCAGGCCCTGGAGTATTTGCAGGCCAACGAGATGCCGACGGTGCTGGTGGACCGCATGATGAGCGAGCGGTTTGATCAGGTCGGGGTGGAGAACACCCAATCGACTCAAGCACTGGTGACGCATTTGATTGAGCATGGGCACCGGCGTATCGGCTTTATCGCCGGGCGCCCGGGGCTGGGGACTACGGATGAGCGCGTGGCGGGTTATCGCGCCGCCTTGCAGGCGGCGGGCTTGGCCTTCGACGCACAATTGCTGGTCAACGGTGGTTCCAACAGCGAACCGGCGCGGGTTGCAACGGCGCAGCTGTTGGCCCTGGCAGTGCCGCCGACGGCGATCATGGCCGGCAATAACCTGATGACGCTGGGCGCCATGCACGCGCTGCGCAACGCGCGTATCGAGGTGCCGGGGCAGATGGCCCTGGTCGGTTTTGATGATTTTGACTGGGCGGATTTTTTCGTGCCGCGCCTGACCCTGATCGCGCAGCCGGTCAAGGAACTCGGCGCCCGCGCGGTGCAATTGCTGTTGCAGCGCATGGCAGCACCCGCCGCACCCACCCAAAGCGTGCGCCTGGCGCCGTGCCTGCAGGTGCGTAATTCATGTGGCTGTATCTGA
- a CDS encoding MFS transporter: MSSSTRSLSMPLTLLLAFACALITAGSYFAQPLGGVIAQSFGLPAWATGLPVTLSQIGYCLGLLLVAPLGDRLENRRLLTATLAVAAVALTGAGVAPNSAVFLLACLCIGGAAIAVQAIVVLAASMVSADRRGTTVGRITAGLLLGILLAWPVANLVNQVAGWRALFVVDGVLIASLALVLRGVLPPCQPPQGPGYRALIASLWPLWRTHPELRRRALCQALLFGVFSLFWVSVPQVLQQRHGLGGTALALFGLVGVGGALAAPLAGWLADRGAARPTALAGSLAVAASGIGWALLDSVGMLMACAFCISAGVQACHVISQRRVMALDSLAANRLNSLYIATFFIGGALGSASAAPLLLSASYWPGLVSAGAALLASIRLAR; encoded by the coding sequence ATGTCGTCGTCTACCCGTTCCCTGTCGATGCCACTCACGCTGTTGCTGGCATTTGCCTGTGCGCTGATCACGGCGGGCAGCTACTTCGCCCAGCCGTTGGGTGGTGTGATCGCCCAATCCTTCGGTTTGCCTGCCTGGGCCACCGGCCTGCCGGTGACGCTGAGCCAGATCGGTTATTGCCTGGGCTTGTTGCTGGTCGCGCCACTCGGCGACCGCCTGGAAAACCGCCGCCTGTTGACGGCCACGCTGGCCGTAGCCGCGGTCGCCCTCACGGGTGCCGGCGTGGCACCGAATTCAGCCGTTTTTCTGCTGGCGTGCCTGTGCATCGGCGGCGCGGCGATTGCGGTGCAGGCGATTGTGGTGCTCGCCGCGTCGATGGTGTCGGCGGACCGGCGCGGGACCACCGTGGGCCGAATCACCGCAGGCCTGTTGCTGGGGATTCTGTTGGCGTGGCCGGTGGCCAACCTGGTGAATCAGGTGGCGGGTTGGCGCGCGCTGTTCGTGGTTGATGGCGTATTGATCGCCAGCCTGGCACTGGTACTGCGCGGCGTGTTGCCACCGTGCCAACCACCGCAGGGGCCCGGTTATCGGGCGTTGATCGCATCGTTGTGGCCGCTGTGGCGCACGCACCCTGAACTGCGTCGGCGCGCGCTGTGCCAGGCGTTGCTGTTCGGAGTGTTCAGCCTGTTCTGGGTCAGTGTTCCGCAGGTGCTGCAACAGCGCCATGGCCTGGGCGGCACGGCGTTGGCACTGTTCGGGCTGGTGGGCGTAGGCGGTGCCCTCGCCGCGCCATTGGCCGGCTGGCTGGCCGACCGCGGTGCGGCACGACCCACTGCGTTGGCGGGCAGCCTGGCCGTGGCCGCCAGTGGAATCGGCTGGGCGCTGCTGGACAGCGTGGGCATGCTGATGGCCTGCGCGTTTTGCATCAGCGCGGGCGTACAGGCCTGCCATGTCATCTCCCAGCGCCGAGTGATGGCGCTGGACAGCCTGGCGGCCAATCGTTTGAACAGCCTGTATATCGCCACGTTTTTTATCGGCGGTGCCCTGGGTTCTGCCAGCGCTGCGCCATTGCTGTTGAGCGCGAGCTACTGGCCGGGGCTGGTCAGTGCCGGGGCCGCCCTGCTCGCTTCAATCCGGCTTGCCCGTTAA
- a CDS encoding DMT family transporter, translating into MNTRQPIDKLAALLMIVISAIWGLQQVAIKVTAGDIAPVLQIAVRSGVAAALVGALLMLRRYRVQCRLDTWRGGVIVGLLFGVEYIAVSVGLSYTSAAHMVIFLYTAPIFAAIGLHLRFASERLSGVQWLGIGIAFIGIAVAFYAPAAPGEGLITPQRIGDALGVVGAIAWGATTLSIRCSKLAQAPAPLTLFYQLAGACVILAGVAVVTGQTALHLSGIAVASLAFQTLVFSFLSLLVWFWLLGRYLASRLGVLSFLTPLFGVVFGVWLLDEPLDTSFVLGSLLVLVGIVVVSGHDLLRSHEAAVRQPT; encoded by the coding sequence GTGAACACCCGCCAGCCCATCGATAAACTCGCCGCCCTGCTGATGATCGTGATCAGCGCCATTTGGGGCCTGCAACAGGTCGCGATCAAAGTGACCGCCGGGGACATTGCGCCCGTGCTGCAAATCGCCGTGCGCTCGGGGGTCGCCGCCGCGTTGGTCGGTGCCCTGTTGATGCTGCGCCGTTACCGCGTGCAATGCCGCCTGGACACCTGGCGCGGCGGCGTGATCGTCGGGCTGTTGTTTGGCGTGGAGTACATCGCGGTGTCGGTGGGCTTGAGCTACACCTCGGCGGCGCACATGGTGATTTTCCTGTACACCGCACCGATATTCGCCGCCATTGGCTTGCACCTGCGCTTTGCCAGCGAGCGCCTGAGCGGCGTGCAATGGCTGGGCATCGGCATTGCGTTTATCGGCATTGCCGTGGCGTTCTACGCACCCGCTGCGCCGGGCGAAGGCCTGATCACCCCGCAACGGATCGGCGATGCGCTGGGCGTGGTGGGTGCCATCGCCTGGGGCGCGACCACCTTGAGCATTCGCTGCTCGAAACTGGCTCAGGCGCCCGCGCCGCTCACGCTGTTTTACCAATTGGCCGGCGCCTGCGTAATCCTCGCCGGCGTGGCGGTGGTGACCGGGCAAACCGCCTTGCACCTCTCGGGCATCGCCGTTGCGAGCCTCGCGTTCCAGACGCTGGTGTTTTCGTTTCTCAGCCTGCTGGTGTGGTTCTGGTTGCTCGGGCGCTACCTGGCCTCTCGGCTGGGTGTGCTGTCATTCCTCACGCCGCTGTTTGGCGTGGTGTTCGGTGTGTGGCTGCTGGACGAACCGCTGGACACCTCTTTCGTGCTGGGATCGCTGTTAGTGCTCGTCGGCATTGTGGTGGTCAGCGGGCACGACCTGCTGCGCTCGCACGAGGCCGCCGTGAGGCAGCCGACGTGA
- a CDS encoding LysR family transcriptional regulator: protein MINFRLIRHLWLFLAVAEEQNFGRAAKRLGMSQPPLSEQIQVLEQALKVTLFDRSRRGAKLTPVGAAILPAVRKFAEQLERLELAVEEAVAGQSGMLTIGAISTAMFDVLPGLIDHLKQQYPHLTVSVREIDSVEAVPALEAGDIDLAFARLDGDLGPAIQSLPLQEDRLMVALPSTHLLAARSRVSLASLASEPLVMFSRKVSPVYFDNLIATCRASGFSPRVLHEVRSVASQIAFVSCGQGIALVPASLKKLAPDNVVLRPLTQKLNVVTAAVAWNSERPNPLVTELVAQFQAHTIGV from the coding sequence ATGATTAACTTCCGACTGATTCGCCACTTGTGGCTGTTCCTCGCTGTGGCCGAAGAGCAAAACTTTGGCCGCGCCGCCAAGCGCCTGGGCATGTCACAACCGCCTTTGAGCGAGCAGATCCAGGTGCTCGAGCAGGCGCTCAAGGTCACGCTGTTCGACCGTTCCCGGCGTGGCGCCAAGTTGACGCCGGTGGGCGCGGCGATCCTGCCGGCGGTGCGCAAGTTCGCCGAGCAGTTGGAGCGCCTTGAGCTGGCGGTGGAGGAGGCGGTGGCGGGGCAGTCGGGCATGTTGACCATCGGCGCGATTTCCACGGCAATGTTTGACGTGTTGCCCGGCCTGATCGACCACCTCAAGCAGCAATACCCGCACTTGACAGTATCGGTGCGGGAAATCGACAGCGTCGAGGCGGTGCCCGCGCTGGAAGCAGGGGATATCGACCTGGCTTTCGCCCGGCTCGACGGCGACCTCGGCCCGGCGATTCAGTCGCTGCCGCTGCAGGAAGACCGCCTGATGGTGGCCTTGCCGAGCACCCATCTGCTGGCGGCGCGCAGCCGTGTCAGCCTGGCAAGCCTGGCCAGCGAGCCGCTGGTGATGTTTTCGCGCAAGGTCAGCCCGGTGTATTTCGATAACCTGATTGCCACGTGCCGCGCCAGCGGGTTTTCGCCGCGGGTGTTGCACGAAGTGCGTTCGGTGGCGTCACAGATCGCGTTTGTCAGCTGTGGCCAGGGCATCGCGCTGGTGCCGGCGTCGCTGAAAAAGCTCGCGCCGGACAACGTGGTGCTGCGCCCGCTGACGCAAAAACTGAATGTGGTGACCGCTGCCGTGGCGTGGAACAGCGAGCGCCCGAACCCCTTGGTGACCGAGCTGGTGGCGCAATTCCAGGCTCATACGATTGGCGTATGA